The Gammaproteobacteria bacterium genome window below encodes:
- the acs gene encoding acetate--CoA ligase gives MSEDKIYPVPASVSSAAHIDAAKYESMYEESISNPEGFWAEQADKFVTWYKKWDTVLDWDYRKGHIRWFEGASLNVSYNCIDRHLDTRGDQTAIIWEGDDPNDDKYITYKELHQEVCKLSNVLKSRGVKKGDRICIYMPMIPEAAYAMLACTRIGAVHSVVFGGFSPDSLRDRILDSDCQTVITADEGVRGGKPVPLKANTDKALEECPNVSTVLVVKRTGGNIDWHDSRDCWYHEQISAVSSECEPEHMDAEDPMFILYTSGSTGKPKGVLHTTGGYLLFAAITHKYVFDYQDGEVYWCTADVGWVTGHTYILYGPLCNGAITMMFEGVPNYPDGSRFWQVCDKHNVASFYTAPTAIRSLISMGNDFVKKTSRKSLRILGSVGEPINPEAWEWYYHVVGDGRCPVVDTWWQTETGGHMITPLPGATDLKPGSASKPFFGIQPAIVDENGKELEGECQGNLVMKFPWPGQMRSVYGDHKRFIETYFSQYPGMYFSGDGCKRDADGYYWITGRVDDVLNISGHRLGTAEVESALVLHAKVAEAAVVGYPHDIKGQGIYAYVTPMSGVEMTDILKEELVQLVRKEIGPFAKPDIIQWAPGLPKTRSGKIMRRILRKVAENEIDNLGDTSTLADPSVVDDIIANRANI, from the coding sequence ATGTCAGAAGATAAAATTTACCCAGTACCCGCGTCAGTTTCTTCAGCTGCACATATTGATGCAGCGAAATATGAATCAATGTACGAAGAGTCGATAAGCAATCCTGAAGGGTTTTGGGCTGAACAAGCAGATAAGTTTGTAACCTGGTATAAAAAATGGGATACCGTTTTAGATTGGGATTATCGAAAAGGCCATATTCGTTGGTTTGAAGGGGCAAGCTTAAATGTATCTTACAACTGTATAGATCGACATTTAGATACGCGCGGAGATCAAACTGCGATTATTTGGGAAGGAGACGATCCAAATGATGACAAATACATTACCTATAAAGAGTTGCATCAAGAAGTATGTAAGTTATCAAATGTTTTAAAATCTCGTGGCGTTAAAAAAGGTGATCGGATATGTATATACATGCCGATGATTCCTGAAGCGGCTTATGCCATGTTGGCTTGCACACGAATTGGTGCGGTACATTCTGTAGTGTTTGGTGGATTTTCACCTGATTCATTGCGTGATCGTATTCTAGATTCTGATTGCCAAACTGTAATTACTGCAGACGAAGGTGTGCGCGGTGGAAAACCAGTGCCACTTAAAGCCAATACTGATAAAGCCTTAGAAGAATGTCCAAATGTAAGTACGGTCTTAGTGGTTAAACGTACAGGCGGCAACATAGATTGGCATGATTCACGAGATTGTTGGTATCACGAACAAATTTCAGCTGTGAGTAGCGAATGTGAACCTGAGCATATGGATGCCGAAGATCCGATGTTTATTTTGTATACCTCGGGATCTACAGGAAAACCAAAAGGCGTATTACATACAACAGGTGGTTATCTATTATTTGCAGCCATCACACATAAATATGTGTTTGATTATCAAGATGGCGAAGTTTATTGGTGTACCGCAGATGTTGGTTGGGTGACTGGTCATACTTATATTTTATATGGGCCGCTATGTAATGGTGCGATAACCATGATGTTTGAAGGGGTGCCAAACTACCCTGACGGCAGTCGTTTTTGGCAGGTGTGTGACAAACATAATGTTGCAAGTTTTTATACTGCACCGACAGCAATTCGTTCGCTTATTAGTATGGGCAATGATTTTGTTAAAAAAACCAGTCGCAAAAGTCTACGTATACTAGGTTCAGTAGGCGAACCCATTAACCCAGAAGCATGGGAATGGTATTACCATGTCGTTGGAGATGGCCGTTGTCCGGTTGTAGATACGTGGTGGCAGACTGAAACGGGTGGGCACATGATTACGCCATTGCCAGGTGCAACGGATTTAAAACCGGGCTCTGCTAGCAAGCCTTTCTTTGGGATACAGCCAGCCATCGTTGACGAAAACGGAAAAGAACTTGAAGGTGAATGTCAGGGTAATTTAGTAATGAAATTTCCATGGCCAGGTCAAATGCGTTCTGTATACGGTGACCATAAACGCTTCATTGAAACTTATTTTTCACAATACCCTGGTATGTATTTTAGTGGTGATGGATGTAAACGTGACGCGGATGGTTATTATTGGATTACCGGTCGTGTAGATGATGTATTAAATATTTCTGGTCATCGATTAGGTACTGCAGAAGTTGAAAGTGCATTGGTGCTACATGCAAAAGTTGCCGAAGCTGCAGTAGTGGGTTACCCGCATGATATTAAAGGACAGGGTATCTATGCGTATGTGACACCCATGTCAGGGGTGGAAATGACTGATATATTAAAAGAAGAGCTAGTCCAGCTTGTGCGTAAAGAAATTGGCCCGTTTGCTAAACCTGATATTATTCAATGGGCGCCTGGATTACCAAAAACACGTTCTGGAAAAATTATGCGGCGTATTTTAAGAAAGGTTGCAGAAAACGAAATTGATAATTTAGGAGATACTTCAACGCTTGCTGATCCATCAGTAGTGGATGATATAATTGCCAATAGGGCTAATATCTAA
- a CDS encoding M48 family metalloprotease, giving the protein MNNSQTWPFRANLSLQRIGHLVLTLALTFGPNISIAEINLPDIGGPASEGLSVSKEIELGQILISEVRGNLPVINDPELSQYIHSLGTRITSAGLNSNFPFTFVLIQNSDVNAFALPGGIVAINSGLLTLGEKESEVASVFAHEIAHVTQRHIARNFANTKSFGVISALTLLGSILAVAYGGGELGQAALLTTQSTLQERQLAYTRSFEQEADRIGMQLLVDANIDPQGMPAFFENLNKHTQLNRGQIPEFLSSHPLTTNRISESKSRANQYKGSFTSNTIHFEYAKARTIAITSNPNQLADYYKKKNRIPGSLSETETYAYALALSRTGKNQKALQQLKSISVNVDNELTIKLANAQILIVDGQYTKAENSLRKLEEIYPSNLSVIYYLATSLTESGNAHLALQKLDQLYISQPENPAFDKLKAKAASKANLAWRSHESLSDYYAAHGQYGTAMEQIQLSLRVPGIDSSSKARIETKKEQYREARKRRDNFK; this is encoded by the coding sequence ATGAATAACTCCCAAACCTGGCCATTTAGAGCAAACCTATCTCTTCAACGTATAGGTCATTTAGTTTTAACTTTAGCACTAACATTTGGCCCTAATATTTCAATAGCCGAAATCAATTTACCTGATATTGGTGGACCAGCAAGTGAAGGGCTAAGTGTTTCCAAAGAGATAGAACTCGGTCAAATCCTTATTTCTGAAGTTCGTGGGAACCTTCCTGTCATAAACGACCCTGAATTAAGCCAATACATACATTCTTTAGGTACGAGAATTACCTCTGCAGGGTTAAATTCTAATTTCCCATTTACTTTTGTATTGATACAGAACTCTGATGTAAATGCTTTTGCATTACCAGGCGGTATTGTCGCTATTAATAGCGGTCTTCTAACTTTAGGCGAAAAAGAAAGCGAAGTTGCCAGCGTATTTGCACATGAAATAGCACACGTTACACAACGTCATATAGCACGCAACTTTGCAAATACAAAGTCTTTTGGTGTTATATCTGCGCTTACACTATTAGGCTCTATTCTTGCTGTTGCCTATGGTGGAGGCGAACTAGGTCAAGCTGCTCTCTTAACAACACAGTCTACATTACAAGAGAGACAACTCGCATACACACGTAGTTTTGAACAAGAGGCAGATCGAATAGGCATGCAACTTTTAGTCGACGCAAACATTGATCCTCAAGGTATGCCAGCGTTTTTTGAAAATTTAAATAAACATACGCAATTAAACCGAGGACAGATTCCTGAATTTTTAAGTTCTCACCCTCTAACAACAAACCGCATTAGTGAATCAAAATCGCGAGCCAATCAATACAAAGGTTCATTCACTTCAAATACTATACATTTTGAGTATGCAAAAGCTCGTACTATTGCAATTACCAGTAATCCGAATCAGCTTGCTGATTATTATAAAAAGAAAAACAGAATACCAGGAAGCTTAAGTGAAACTGAAACTTATGCTTACGCGTTAGCGTTAAGTCGTACAGGAAAAAATCAGAAAGCTTTACAACAACTGAAATCCATTTCTGTAAATGTTGACAACGAACTTACAATTAAATTAGCTAATGCCCAAATATTGATTGTAGATGGGCAATATACAAAAGCAGAAAACTCGCTTAGAAAATTAGAGGAAATTTACCCAAGCAACCTATCAGTTATTTATTATTTAGCCACTTCTTTAACTGAAAGCGGGAATGCCCATCTCGCCCTACAAAAACTAGACCAACTGTATATCTCACAACCTGAAAATCCAGCATTTGACAAATTGAAGGCTAAAGCAGCAAGCAAAGCAAACTTAGCGTGGCGAAGTCATGAATCATTAAGTGATTATTATGCCGCACATGGACAATACGGAACCGCAATGGAGCAAATTCAATTATCCCTTCGCGTACCTGGCATTGATAGCAGCTCAAAAGCAAGAATTGAAACAAAAAAAGAGCAATACCGAGAAGCTCGAAAAAGAAGAGATAATTTTAAATAA
- a CDS encoding SirA family protein, with protein sequence MSEFDQELDACGLNCPLPILRAKKALSGMDAGKVLHIIATDPGAVKDFEAFSKQTGNELLDSKEDDGKFYFHIKKK encoded by the coding sequence ATGTCTGAGTTTGATCAAGAGTTAGATGCATGTGGATTAAATTGCCCATTACCTATATTAAGAGCAAAAAAGGCGTTGTCTGGTATGGATGCTGGCAAAGTATTACATATAATTGCAACTGACCCTGGTGCTGTTAAAGACTTTGAGGCTTTTTCAAAGCAAACTGGTAACGAGCTTTTAGATTCAAAAGAAGATGATGGGAAGTTTTACTTCCATATTAAGAAGAAGTAA
- the ilvN gene encoding acetolactate synthase small subunit yields the protein MRHIISILLENEAGALSRVSGLFSARGYNIESLTVAPTDDSTVSRITVITEGSDKVISQIVNQLNKLVDVVKVLDLTADEHIEREVLLLKLHDNDVAKAVIEILTSEYKGRVVSDSKDAIVVEITGVGEKLDRAIQAVPSEIVFELVRSGALGIAAGKQILKLESMR from the coding sequence ATGCGGCATATTATTTCCATATTGTTAGAAAATGAAGCAGGCGCTCTGTCTAGAGTTTCGGGTTTGTTTTCTGCGCGCGGATATAATATTGAGTCGTTAACGGTCGCGCCTACAGATGATTCCACTGTTTCTCGAATCACAGTGATAACAGAAGGTAGTGATAAGGTTATTTCGCAAATTGTAAATCAACTAAATAAACTTGTTGATGTAGTGAAAGTGCTCGATCTAACGGCAGATGAGCATATTGAACGTGAAGTGCTGCTGTTAAAGCTACATGATAATGATGTTGCGAAAGCAGTTATAGAGATATTAACAAGTGAATATAAGGGTCGTGTGGTAAGCGATTCAAAAGATGCAATTGTGGTTGAGATTACTGGAGTGGGTGAGAAACTAGATCGCGCCATTCAGGCAGTACCATCAGAAATTGTATTTGAACTTGTTCGTTCCGGTGCACTTGGAATTGCAGCAGGAAAACAAATTTTAAAATTAGAGTCTATGCGGTAA
- the ilvC gene encoding ketol-acid reductoisomerase, protein MNIYYDKDADLSVIKGKQVAIIGYGSQGHAHANNLQDSGVKVVVGLREGSSSFAKAKNAGIAAVSIEEAVSSSDIVMVLAPDEHQAKLYKESIEPNIKHGATMAFAHGFNIHFKGIAPREDLDVIMIAPKGPGHLVRSTYAQGGGVPTLVAIHQDSSGKAKETAISYASANGGGRAGIIETTFKEETETDLFGEQAVLCGGATALVQAGFETLTEAGYAPEMAYFECLHELKLIVDLMYEGGIANMRYSISNTAEYGDLTRGPRIVTDETKAEMKKILSEIQAGEFAKEFINEFDTGASNMQTLRKKGQEHPIEDVGAKLRGMMPWISANKIVDQTKN, encoded by the coding sequence ATGAATATTTATTATGACAAAGACGCAGACCTTTCAGTTATTAAAGGCAAACAAGTTGCCATTATTGGATATGGTTCACAAGGTCATGCGCATGCAAATAATCTACAAGATTCTGGCGTAAAAGTAGTTGTAGGTTTGCGTGAAGGGTCGTCTTCATTTGCTAAAGCTAAAAATGCTGGCATTGCTGCAGTATCTATTGAAGAGGCGGTTAGCTCTTCTGATATTGTTATGGTACTAGCGCCAGATGAGCACCAAGCTAAACTCTACAAAGAGTCTATTGAGCCAAATATTAAACACGGTGCTACCATGGCATTTGCTCATGGATTTAATATTCACTTTAAAGGTATTGCACCGCGTGAAGATTTAGATGTAATTATGATTGCACCTAAAGGGCCAGGACACTTAGTTCGTTCTACATATGCGCAAGGTGGTGGTGTACCTACCTTGGTAGCGATTCATCAAGATTCTTCGGGGAAAGCTAAAGAAACGGCAATATCTTATGCATCAGCTAATGGTGGTGGGCGTGCTGGAATAATTGAAACTACTTTTAAAGAAGAAACTGAAACTGATTTGTTTGGTGAGCAAGCTGTGCTTTGTGGTGGTGCAACTGCGTTAGTGCAAGCAGGATTTGAAACGTTAACTGAAGCGGGTTATGCGCCAGAGATGGCATATTTTGAATGTTTGCACGAGTTAAAGCTTATTGTGGACTTAATGTATGAAGGTGGCATCGCAAATATGCGTTACTCGATTTCAAATACGGCAGAGTATGGTGACCTTACTCGCGGACCACGTATCGTTACAGATGAAACCAAAGCTGAGATGAAGAAAATTTTATCTGAGATTCAAGCTGGTGAATTCGCAAAAGAATTCATTAATGAGTTCGATACGGGCGCATCAAACATGCAAACACTTCGTAAAAAGGGTCAAGAGCATCCTATAGAAGATGTGGGTGCTAAATTGCGTGGCATGATGCCTTGGATCAGTGCAAATAAAATAGTAGATCAAACTAAAAACTAA